The following are encoded in a window of Solibacillus sp. FSL R7-0668 genomic DNA:
- a CDS encoding AAA family ATPase — MLKQVKISNFRNFDDEITIDFSKVKDYSFNEECISNGLINKAIIYGRNAMGKSNLGKAIVDIRSLLIDDNLALSNFFNASTIKKVATFHYEFLLEQDEVVYSYQKNNQCEMLFEELYINNKKVFSYDFLNESGDFEGLQFYEGTKTLNFTYWKNNKSVLKYIMNNSGGVEVLDKLMRFVGGMAVVRPSDVSVKFVGPRLVEKGIIQSLIEDNLIEEFEQFLASSGIDLPLSVDVKPDGQKSLYIRFNQPIEFVTYASSGTLALLGLFRIIKSLDLITFLYIDEFDANFHFELAEYILEYIKKNISIQMLITTHNTDLMSNKYMRPDCYMILTNGKLIPIADATERELRQGHNLEKLYQSGEFN, encoded by the coding sequence ATGTTGAAGCAAGTAAAAATCTCTAACTTTAGAAATTTTGATGATGAAATAACAATCGATTTTTCAAAGGTTAAAGACTATTCATTTAATGAAGAATGTATTTCTAATGGATTGATTAATAAAGCGATTATTTATGGACGTAATGCGATGGGGAAATCTAATCTTGGAAAGGCAATTGTTGATATTCGTAGCCTATTAATTGATGATAATTTGGCACTTTCTAACTTTTTTAACGCATCTACTATTAAAAAAGTAGCGACTTTTCACTATGAATTTTTACTGGAGCAAGATGAGGTTGTCTATAGTTACCAGAAGAATAATCAGTGTGAAATGCTTTTTGAAGAACTATATATAAATAATAAAAAGGTTTTTTCCTATGATTTTCTAAATGAATCGGGTGATTTTGAAGGGCTGCAATTCTATGAGGGCACAAAAACATTAAATTTCACGTACTGGAAAAATAATAAGTCTGTATTAAAATACATTATGAATAATTCTGGCGGTGTAGAGGTTTTAGATAAGCTAATGCGGTTTGTGGGTGGTATGGCTGTAGTAAGACCTTCAGATGTCAGTGTGAAATTTGTAGGACCTCGACTTGTTGAAAAGGGCATTATCCAATCGTTAATTGAGGATAATTTAATAGAGGAATTCGAACAGTTTTTAGCGAGCTCCGGAATAGATTTACCTTTAAGTGTGGATGTTAAGCCAGATGGACAAAAAAGTTTATATATTCGATTTAATCAACCAATTGAATTTGTGACCTATGCATCGAGCGGTACATTAGCACTTTTAGGTCTGTTTAGAATTATAAAATCATTGGATTTAATTACTTTCCTGTATATAGATGAATTTGATGCGAATTTTCATTTTGAACTAGCTGAATATATATTAGAATATATTAAAAAGAATATATCCATTCAAATGTTAATTACAACGCATAACACGGATTTAATGAGTAATAAATATATGAGACCCGATTGCTATATGATATTAACGAATGGTAAGTTAATTCCGATTGCAGATGCAACAGAAAGAGAATTGAGACAGGGGCATAATCTAGAGAAATTATATCAAAGTGGAGAATTTAACTAG